GAAGGAAGTGCCCTCGGTGGCCAGGTGCCGCTGCAACGCACTCACCGACATATGCAGGCGCTGCGCGGTGACGGGCAGGTCGGGCCATTCGGGGTTGGCCAGCTGCAGCACCATGCGGACCCGCGCGCTGGCGCTGCGCTCGTTCAGGTGCGGCCCCACCACGTTGCCCGGCGTGGCGCGCAGAAAGGACTGCAGCGCGTCCCGATCGCGCCGCACCGGCAGTTTGAAGGCGTCGGCGTCGAACCAGGCGGCCGTGCGCGGCTGCCCGAAGCACAGCGAACCGGAAAAGATGCGCCCGTAGCTCATCGCATGGAGCGGCAGCGCAAAATTGAAGTCGAATCGCTGCGGCACCAGCCGGCCGCCGTGCAGCCACAGCAACAAGCGCCAGAACACGCGCAGCAGATGTGCATGAAGGAATTCGGCATGTGCGCCCGGGCCGCCGCGCATCTCCAGCGCGAAGCCCCCCAGCGCGCCCTCGGTCACGGGCACCAGCGTCACGTCGTCCTGCAGCAGGGCGAAGGATTCGCTCAGGCGACGCAGGGCGCATGACAACGAATGGGCAGTGAACGCGCTGCGCACCATTAGCGCGAAGCTGCCCGGGCGCATGGGTCGCTCATGTAGGTAGCCCAGGCACTCGTCGTTCAGGCTGTCCTTGACAGCGATAAATAGCGCGTTGAACTGCTCCACGGTTACGCGCGAATCCTCGAGCTCCAGCAGCGATTCGCTGATGCCGGCGCGCCCCAGCACGCCCTTCAGCCATTCTTGCGTGGCCAGCCCCTTGCCGCGCGCGCCGTCCAGCAGGCCATGCACGGCAAAGATAGGAGCGGTGAAGACGGGTTGCAGCATTGCGTGTGATCGAAGGAGCCAACGCCGGTCGCGCGGGCCAAAAGAAGTTATTTGTCAGTTGATTGAGGCAATCCGCCATCGCCCTTGCAGGGGCCAATTATTACGATTGTCGCATCCCCAAAAACACTTCGGCAGTGGCGCTGTGCGGAACGCCCGGTGCGGGGTCAGAAGCCAACATACAAGGAGACATGCCCATGCTGCCACAGCTGTATCGCCACGCCTGGATGGACGGCGAGATCGACGCCTTTCGCGAGCAGGTGCGTCGCTACGTTGCCGCCGAATTCACTCCCCGGCTCGACGAATGGCGCCGCCAGGGCTACATCCCGCGCGAGGTCTGGCGTCCGTTCGGCGGGATGAGCTTTCTGCTGCCCGAGATGCCCGAGACCTATGGTGGTGCCGGCGCCAGCCTCGCCTACCAGCTGGTGGTGCAGGACGAACTGGCCAAGGCCGAGATGCCGGTCAATATCGCGGTGCACACCATCGCTTCGCATTACATCCTGGACTTTGGCACCGAAGCGCAAAAGCAGCGCTGGCTGCCCAAGGTGACGAACGGCGAGATGCTGGCCGCAATCGCGATGACCGAGCCGGGCTGCGGCTCGGATCTGAAGGCCATCTCCACCCGGGCCCGGCGCGACGGCGACCACTACGTGATCGACGGCGCCAAGACCTTCATCACCAACGGCTTCACCGGAAACCTGCTGATCGTCGCGGCGCGCACCAGTGGCGCGGGCAGCAAAGGGGTGTCGCTGTTCGTACTGGAGACCGAGAACCTGCCAGGCTTTCGTGTGGGCCGCCTGCTTGAAAAGATCGGCATGCAGGCCTCGGACACGGCGGAGCTCTTCTTCGACAGCGTGCGCGTTCCAGCCGACCAACTGCTGGGGAGCGTTGAAGGACAAGGCTTTGGGCAACTGATGGGCGCGCTGCCCTACGAGCGCATGGTCATTGCAGTGCCGGCGGCGGCCGTCATCGACCGGGCGTTGGAGCTCACCATCGAATACACGAAGCAGCGCAAGATATTCGGTGCGCCTCTGTTCGACATGCAGACAACGCGCCAAAAGCTGGCCGAGATGGCGACCATCGCGCATGTGGTGCGCAGCTTCGTCAACGACTGTACACAGAGACTGCTGGACGGCACGCTGGATAACGAGGCCGCCTACATGGCCAAGTGGTGGTGCACCGAGCAGCAGTGCCGAGTGGTGGACGAGTGCCTCCAATTGTTCGGCGGCTACGGCTACATGGCCGAGTACCCGATCGCGCGGATGTATGCCGCTTCGCGAGTGCAGAAGATCTATGGCGGCGCCAACGAGGTCCTGAAAGATCTGGTTTCGAGGAAGCTGTGAACATGCCGCACACGTTGCACACGCTGCAGATGCCGCTGCACGGCGTCCGTGTGGTGGAGTTTGAGGGCATCGGTCCAGGCCCTCTGGCCGCCAGGATGCTGGTCGACATGGGCGCCGAGGTGATCGCGCTGGCACGGGCCGAGCAGGCTGCTGGGGCGCAGCGGCTGGGCGGGGCGGTGGAGAACCCGCTGCACCGCGGCAAGAAGGTCGAGGTCATCGACCTGAAGTCGCCCGGTGGCAAGGCGCGCGCACTGGAACTGATTGCCCAGGCCGACGCTCTGATCGAAGGCTTTCGCCCAAGGGTGATGGAGCGGCTGGGCTTCGGCCCCGCAGATTGCGCGGCGCTCAATCCCCGACTGGTCTATGGCCGGATGACGGGCTGGGGCCAGGACGGGCCACTTGCCCAGGCCGCGGGCCACGACCTGAACTACGTCGCGCTGACGGGCCTGCTGTCGCTGTCGGCGCACAGGGGGCAGGCGCCCATCGTGCCGCCCTCGGTACTCGGGGACGGTGCCGGGGCGCTAGGCATGGCTTTTGGCATCGCCTGCGCGCTGGTCGATGCACGGGCCACCGGCCGTGGCCGGGTTGTGGACGCAGCCATCGTGGACATCGTGGCCATGCTGGGCACGCTGGTGCACTGGATTCGCGCCAACGGGCAGATCGACGGCGCACAGCCGAGCCCGTTCCACGATTCGCCGTTCTATGACGTGTACGTCTGCGCCGACGGCGGCTTCATCAGCCTCGGCGCGATCGAGCCGCCGTTCTACGCATTGCTGTTGTCCAAGTTGGGCCTGGCGGACGTGAACCCTGCAGACCAGTACGACACGGCGGCGTGGCCAGCGTTGAAGGAGCGCATCGCGGCCCTCATCCGCACCCAGCCCCAGGCGCACTGGTGCGCGCTGCTTGAAGGCAGCGACGCCTGCTTTGCACCCGTGCTCAGCCTGGCCGAGGCAGTGCGGCATCCGCACAACGCGGCACGGGGCATCTACCAGACCACCTCTTTCGGCGCCATCGAAGCGGCCCCGGCCCCACGGTTCCAGGCACTCAACGCAACCACCACCCAGGAGACAAAGAAATGACTGCTACCACCCACATCGTCCGCGGCTGCCCGTCCACCACGGGCAACGACCGCCAGCTCAACACCACGACGCTGATCCGGCACGCCGCGCGCACCCATGGGGACCAGGAGATCGTCTACCGCACACCCGATGGCGGCTGGGATCGCTACACCTATGCCGACTGCTACGCGCGCGTCTGCCGCAGCGCCAATGCGCTGCGCGCGCTCGGTGTCGAGCCCGGCGACCGGGTCGGCATCCTGGACTGGAACAGCCGACGTCACTTCGAGCTGTACTGGTCTATTCCCGGCCTGGGTGCTGTCATGTTGCAGATGAATCTGCGCCTGGGCCCAGAGGACCTGGGCTACGTGGTCGACCACAGCAAGGTGTCCTACGTTTGCGTAGACGAGTCATTGCTACCCCTTGCCGAATCCGTCGCAGCGAATTCGCCCCAGATCAAGGGCTGGATTGTCATGACCGACAAGCCGCTGGACCAGATCAAGACCACGCTGAAACCGCTGCTGCACTACGAAGACCTGCTGGCCGCCGCCGACACGAAGATCGACTGGCCCGAGATCGACGAAACCTCGGCCTACAGCGCCTGCTACACCACCGGCACCACGGGCAAGCCCAAGGGCGTGTACTACTCGCACCGCGGCATCTACCTGCACTCCACGGCCATGGCCACCAATCTGGGCATGACGCTGGACGACTGCGTCATGCTCATCACGCCCATGTTCCACGGGCAATGCTGGGGCCTGCCGCAGGCCGCCACGCTGCTCGCCGACAAGATCGTGCTGCCGGGCCGCTACGTTGCCGAAGACACCAAGCCGCTGGTCGATGCCATGATCGCCGAGGGCGTGACCATCGCCAATGGCGCACCGGCCATCTTCCAGCCCATGCTGCAGTACATCGAGACGATGCCGGTCAAGCCGGACTTCAGCCGCATGCGCATGCTGTCTGGCGCCACCGAGCCGCCGCTGTCGATGATGATCGGTTTCTACGACCTCACGGGTGCCGAGGTGGTGCATGCCTACGGCGCCACCGAAGCCACAACGTTGGTGACGATGAACCGCCTCAAGTCCACGCTCAAGAAGCGCCTGACCCAGGACGAGCGGTGGAACCTCAAGCGCAAGCAGGGCCTGGTTCTGACCGGGGTAGACATCCGCATCCTCGATGCCAACGACAAGGACTTGCCACACGACGGACAGTCGGCAGGCGAGATCTGCCTGCGCGGCCCCTGGATAACGGCCAGCTACCACGACATGCCCGATTCCGGAGACCGCTTCCTGGAGGGCGGATGGTGGCGCTCGGGCGATGTCGGCACGGTGGACGAGAACGGCTACCTCAAAGTCACCGACCGCATCAAGGACGTGATCAAGAGCGGTGGTGAATGGATTTCTTCCATCGACATGGAAAACCTGCTCATGGGCCACCCGGCCGTGCGCGACGCCGCGGTGGTCGGCATTCCCCATGCGAAGTGGCAGGAACGGCCGCTGGCCCTGGTGGTGCTGAGGCCCGGCCAGCAGGCGACTCAGGAGCAATTGCAGGAACACCTGACCAGCGCCTTCGCCAAGTGGCAGTTGCCAGACCAAGTTCTGTTTGTCGAAGCCATCCCCAAGACCAGCGTCGGCAAGCTCGACAAGAAGCGCATCCGCGCCGAGCATGCGGGCCGCTACGCCGAGTGAGCCAACCTTTTTGCACCAGGAGAAGAACATGAATGACCATGAACCCGTCATCGTCGGTGCGTTGCGCACCCCCGTGGGCAAGCGCGGCGGGCGCCTGCAGAAATGGCACCCCGTCGATCTGCTGGGCGAGACGCTGCGCCAGCTGGTCGAGCGCTCCGGCATCAACCCCGCCGATCTGGACGATGTGATCGTCGGCTGCGTGCTGCAATGGGACCAACAGCACGGCAACCTGGGCCGTCATGCCGTATTGGCGGCGGGGCTGCCCGAATCCGTCCCGGCGGTGACGGTTGACCGGCAATGCGGCTCCGGCCAGCAGGCGGTGAGCTTTGCCGTGCATGGCATCCAGGCGGGCGCTTACCAACTGGTCATCGGCGCCGGGGTGGAATCGATGTCGCAGGCCCCCATGCCGCCGTCGTTCAAACCCGGCGCGCCGCTGGGCTCGCAATACAGCCCGCGCGAACTGGCGCGCTACAAGGACAACCCGCTGCTGGCGCAAGGCGCTTCGTCGGAGTTGATGAACAAGCGCTTCGGCCTCACGCGCGAGGCCCTGGACGCTTTCGCCGTGCGCAGCCATCGGCGCGCCACCGAGGCTTTGCAGGCTGGCCGAGTCCAAGACCAACTGGTGCGACTGAACGAAGACCCAGCCGACCCAGACAGCCCGCTCGTCACCGCCGACGAAGGCGTGCGTGCCGACCCGAACCCCGAGAAGATGGCCACGCTCAAGCCCGTGTTTGCCGCCGACGGTGTCACCACGGCCGCCAACTCGTCGCAGATCAGCGATGGCGCCGCCGCGCTGCTGATCGCCAGCCGCGCCTATGCCAAGCAGCAT
This window of the Comamonas testosteroni genome carries:
- a CDS encoding AraC family transcriptional regulator → MLQPVFTAPIFAVHGLLDGARGKGLATQEWLKGVLGRAGISESLLELEDSRVTVEQFNALFIAVKDSLNDECLGYLHERPMRPGSFALMVRSAFTAHSLSCALRRLSESFALLQDDVTLVPVTEGALGGFALEMRGGPGAHAEFLHAHLLRVFWRLLLWLHGGRLVPQRFDFNFALPLHAMSYGRIFSGSLCFGQPRTAAWFDADAFKLPVRRDRDALQSFLRATPGNVVGPHLNERSASARVRMVLQLANPEWPDLPVTAQRLHMSVSALQRHLATEGTSFQALKDQLRRDMAIVRLTSSEASLIAIAADLGFTDSTAFQRAFKVWTGSAPGAYRARSRSPQHPT
- a CDS encoding acyl-CoA dehydrogenase family protein; protein product: MLPQLYRHAWMDGEIDAFREQVRRYVAAEFTPRLDEWRRQGYIPREVWRPFGGMSFLLPEMPETYGGAGASLAYQLVVQDELAKAEMPVNIAVHTIASHYILDFGTEAQKQRWLPKVTNGEMLAAIAMTEPGCGSDLKAISTRARRDGDHYVIDGAKTFITNGFTGNLLIVAARTSGAGSKGVSLFVLETENLPGFRVGRLLEKIGMQASDTAELFFDSVRVPADQLLGSVEGQGFGQLMGALPYERMVIAVPAAAVIDRALELTIEYTKQRKIFGAPLFDMQTTRQKLAEMATIAHVVRSFVNDCTQRLLDGTLDNEAAYMAKWWCTEQQCRVVDECLQLFGGYGYMAEYPIARMYAASRVQKIYGGANEVLKDLVSRKL
- a CDS encoding CaiB/BaiF CoA transferase family protein; amino-acid sequence: MPHTLHTLQMPLHGVRVVEFEGIGPGPLAARMLVDMGAEVIALARAEQAAGAQRLGGAVENPLHRGKKVEVIDLKSPGGKARALELIAQADALIEGFRPRVMERLGFGPADCAALNPRLVYGRMTGWGQDGPLAQAAGHDLNYVALTGLLSLSAHRGQAPIVPPSVLGDGAGALGMAFGIACALVDARATGRGRVVDAAIVDIVAMLGTLVHWIRANGQIDGAQPSPFHDSPFYDVYVCADGGFISLGAIEPPFYALLLSKLGLADVNPADQYDTAAWPALKERIAALIRTQPQAHWCALLEGSDACFAPVLSLAEAVRHPHNAARGIYQTTSFGAIEAAPAPRFQALNATTTQETKK
- a CDS encoding long-chain fatty acid--CoA ligase → MTATTHIVRGCPSTTGNDRQLNTTTLIRHAARTHGDQEIVYRTPDGGWDRYTYADCYARVCRSANALRALGVEPGDRVGILDWNSRRHFELYWSIPGLGAVMLQMNLRLGPEDLGYVVDHSKVSYVCVDESLLPLAESVAANSPQIKGWIVMTDKPLDQIKTTLKPLLHYEDLLAAADTKIDWPEIDETSAYSACYTTGTTGKPKGVYYSHRGIYLHSTAMATNLGMTLDDCVMLITPMFHGQCWGLPQAATLLADKIVLPGRYVAEDTKPLVDAMIAEGVTIANGAPAIFQPMLQYIETMPVKPDFSRMRMLSGATEPPLSMMIGFYDLTGAEVVHAYGATEATTLVTMNRLKSTLKKRLTQDERWNLKRKQGLVLTGVDIRILDANDKDLPHDGQSAGEICLRGPWITASYHDMPDSGDRFLEGGWWRSGDVGTVDENGYLKVTDRIKDVIKSGGEWISSIDMENLLMGHPAVRDAAVVGIPHAKWQERPLALVVLRPGQQATQEQLQEHLTSAFAKWQLPDQVLFVEAIPKTSVGKLDKKRIRAEHAGRYAE
- a CDS encoding thiolase family protein; this encodes MNDHEPVIVGALRTPVGKRGGRLQKWHPVDLLGETLRQLVERSGINPADLDDVIVGCVLQWDQQHGNLGRHAVLAAGLPESVPAVTVDRQCGSGQQAVSFAVHGIQAGAYQLVIGAGVESMSQAPMPPSFKPGAPLGSQYSPRELARYKDNPLLAQGASSELMNKRFGLTREALDAFAVRSHRRATEALQAGRVQDQLVRLNEDPADPDSPLVTADEGVRADPNPEKMATLKPVFAADGVTTAANSSQISDGAAALLIASRAYAKQHGLKPRARFVSTAVAAADPVIQFTAVLDATRKALTESGLTLADIDLFEVNEAFGGVPLMFQQEFGIPDDRLNVNGGSVAIGHPLGSTGARMLTDLLCELERRGGRYGLQTICEASGTANTTIIERLG